A genomic segment from Sparus aurata chromosome 10, fSpaAur1.1, whole genome shotgun sequence encodes:
- the LOC115589137 gene encoding uncharacterized protein LOC115589137, with protein sequence MDMQLVWTKMGPGEKTKKVLLSQRASLGFTYMLGPVTHEHQGVYTCHVQNNRPDIYVHDWHYIIWVADVSPPEALIDVISHNRSQFVNAEMFTVSCQLPNDNSTQWKMMRFNKWEGNMIECPNQVSSDRRLSCTSRSENPWSDILYWCESSTGERSNALNISTTVVNNVLESPPLPVLEGEDVMLRCLHINKTTKEVTSNLRATFYKNDRVLKWGTEGNWTLTAVTKADEGLYKCVIHGRGDTHESWLTVKARNEEDQKKKDLETS encoded by the exons ATGGACATGCAACTGGTCTGGACCAAGATGGGACCCGGAGAGAAGACTAAAAAG GTCCTGTTGAGCCAGCGAGCGTCTTTAGGCTTCACCTATATGCTTGGCCCTGTTACCCATGAGCACCAGGGTGTTTACACCTGTCATGTCCAGAACAACAGGCCTGATATTTATGTTCATGACTGGCACTACATAATCTGGGTGGCTG ATGTTTCTCCTCCAGAAGCCTTGATAGATGTGATCAGCCACAACAGGAGCCAGTTCGTTAATGCTGAGATGTTCACCGTGAGCTGCCAGCTGCCCAACGACAACAGCACCCAGTGGAAGATGATGAG GTTTAATAAGTGGGAGGGAAATATGATTGAGTGTCCCAATCAAGTGTCTTCAGACCGCCGCCTGTCCTGCACCAGCCGTTCTGAAAATCCCTGGTCAGACATCCTGTACTGGTGTGAGAGTTCAACAGGGGAGAGGAGCAACGCCCTCAACATTTCCACCACTG tTGTGAATAATGTCTTGGAGAGTCCACCGCTTCCTGTGTTGGAGGGGGAGGACGTGATGCTGCGCTGTTTGCACATTAACAAAACCACCAAGGAAGTCACCTCCAATCTCAGAGCCACCTTCTACAAGAACGACCGTGTGCTCAA gTGGGGAACTGAGGGCAACTGGACTCTGACAGCAGTGACCAAAGCTGACGAAGGACTCTACAAATGTGTCATTCATGGACGCGGAGACACTCATGAGAGCTGGCTCACAGTTAAAG CTCGGAATGAGGAAgaccagaagaagaaggacTTGGAGACGTCGTAG
- the LOC115589130 gene encoding uncharacterized protein LOC115589130 — MKADALESGDLSLNLSELRLSDSGNYTCAVTGALGDEKRVKDVQLEVKERFPSWAKALLVLLTVGLIVFVGLLVHFQHYLMSAHQVAVDSGVESVQLPCKTIFPLPEDFTAEWTTSNRVKLHVYPNDQPEEQHQGYKGRTEMKNNPLETKDFSLILKYPTDCDRDFYTCTVYNRKGNILMKKRVLLRVKVCQVEVEEGVESVQLPFKTTPYLLDATKVKWKRYVPSPAKTVHMYQHGSDQPKEQSQVYRDRTEMNKDLLETGDFSLTLKNPKHTDTGSYRCTVCNRRGEVVRLRTVQLEVKERIQTKDETIRARSSSTDPTPLMADQSV, encoded by the exons ATGAAGGCTGACGCTCTGGAAAGTGGAGATCTCAGCCTCAATCTGTCAGAACTCCGCCTCTCTGACAGCGGGAACTACACCTGTGCTGTCACAGGAGCCTTAGGAGATGAGAAGAGAGTAAAGGACGTACagctggaggtcaaag AAAGATTTCCATCTTGGGCCaaagctctcctggttctcctgaCTGTTGGTCTTATTGTATTTGTGGGTCTTTTAGTGCATTTTCAGCACTATTTAATGTCAG CCCATCAGGTGGCGGTGGATTCTGGggtggagtctgtccagctgccctgtAAAACCATATTTCCCTTGCCTGAAGACTTCACAGCTGAGTGGACAACCAGTAACAGGGTGAAGCTCCATGTGTATCCAAATGACCAGCCTGAAGAGCAACATCAGGGCTACAAAGgacgaacagagatgaagaataACCCGCTGGAAACTAAAGACTTCAGTCTGATCCTGAAATACCCCACAGACTGTGACAGAGACTTTTACACCTGCACTGTCTACAACAGGAAGGGGAACATCTTGATGAAGAAACGAGTGCTGCTCAGGGTCAAAG tctgtcaggtggaggtggaggagggggtggagtctgtccagctgcccttcaaAACTACACCGTACCTTCTTGATGCTACTAAAGTGAAGTGGAAACGGTATGTTCCATCACCTGCAAAGACAGTCCACATGTATCAGCACGGCTCTGACCAGCCTAAAGAACAGAGCCAGGTTTACAGAGACCGGACAGAGATGAACAAAGACCTGCTGGAAACTGGAGACTTTAGTCTGACCCTGAAAAaccccaaacacacagacacagggtCATACAGGTGCACCGTCTGCAACAGGAGAGGAGAAGTCGTGAGATTGAGAACAGTGCAGCTtgaagtcaaag agaGAATTCAGACCAAAGATGAAACAATCAGGGCCAGAAGCAGCTCAACTGATCCAACTCCTCTGATGGCAGATCAATCTGTTTGA
- the LOC115589131 gene encoding uncharacterized protein LOC115589131, translated as MSVYQVEVDSGVESVQLPCKTIILLPKDITAEWTNSHNAKLHVYLNGSLPEEQHWIYRGRTEMKRIPLKTRDFSLTLKYPTDMDRHVYTCTVYSREGNILMKKQVVLKVKVCQVEVEEGVESVQLPFKTTPDLPDDTEVKWKCYVPSPTMTVHVYQNGSDQPEEQNQVYRDRTEIKKDLLENGDFSLTLKNPKHTDTGTYRCKVYNRRGEILRMKTVQLKVKERIQIKDETINIRTRSS; from the exons ATGTCAG tctaccaggtggaggtggattcaggggtggagtctgtccagctgccctgcaaaaccataATTCTGCTACCAAAGGACATCACAGCGGAGTGGACTAACAGTCACAATGCAAAGCTCCATGTTTATCTGAATGGGTCCCTGCCTGAAGAACAGCATTGGATTTACAGAGgccgaacagagatgaagagaattCCGCTGAAAACTAGAGActtcagtctgaccctgaaataccccacagACATGGACAGACACGTttacacctgcaccgtctacaGCAGGGAGGGAAACATCTTGATGAAGAAACAAGTGGTGCTCAAGGTGAAAG tctgtcaggtggaggtggaggagggggtggagtctgtccagctgcccttcaaaactacacctgacctgcctgaTGATACTGAAGTGAAGTGGAAATGTTATGTTCCCTCACCCACAATGACAGTCCACGTGTATCAGAATGGCTCagaccagcctgaagaacagaacCAGGTTTACAGAGACCGGACCGAGATCAAGAAAGACCTGCTGGAAAATGGAGACTTTAGTCTGACCCTGAAAAaccccaaacacacagacacagggaCATACAGGTGTAAAGTCTacaacaggagaggagaaatCCTGAGAATGAAAACAGTGCAGCTtaaagtcaaag agaGAATTCAGATTAAAGATGAAACAATCAACATCAGGACCAGAAGCAGCTAA